A genome region from Nocardioides cynanchi includes the following:
- a CDS encoding zinc-dependent alcohol dehydrogenase, with protein sequence MRALTWQGKRSVSVETVPDPVIQQPTDAVIRVTSTAICGSDLHLYEVLGPFLTPGDVLGHETMGIVEEVGAEAGDLQVGDRVVVPFNISCGSCWMCSRGLYAQCETTQVREFGKGASLFGYTSLYGAVPGGQAEYLRVPHADFGPIKVPEGVSDERYLYLSDILPTAWQAFEYADVPEEGTVAVFGLGPVGQLTARIARHAGRRVIGIDRVPERLALAAAHGAEVVDLDAVDDVTQAILDLTDGRGADGTVDAVGMEAHGSPLAKAAISAVGVLPDRVARPLTDKFAIDRLAALQAAIKSARRGGTVSVSGVYGGEIDPMPMMEIFDRGLTMRFGQCHVKRWTDEITKVLEQGDDVLDVEGLATHRLSLEEAPAAYEMFQKKQDGCVKVVLKP encoded by the coding sequence ATGAGAGCACTGACCTGGCAGGGCAAGCGATCGGTCTCGGTCGAGACCGTCCCCGACCCCGTGATCCAGCAGCCCACCGATGCCGTCATCCGGGTCACGTCCACGGCGATCTGCGGCTCGGACCTCCACCTCTACGAGGTCCTCGGACCCTTCCTCACCCCCGGTGACGTCCTCGGCCACGAGACGATGGGCATCGTGGAGGAGGTCGGCGCCGAGGCCGGTGACCTGCAGGTCGGAGACCGGGTCGTCGTACCCTTCAACATCTCCTGCGGCTCGTGCTGGATGTGCTCGCGGGGTCTGTACGCCCAGTGCGAGACCACGCAGGTGCGTGAGTTCGGCAAGGGCGCGAGCCTGTTCGGCTACACCTCCTTGTACGGCGCGGTGCCCGGGGGCCAGGCCGAGTACCTGCGTGTCCCGCACGCCGACTTCGGCCCGATCAAGGTGCCCGAGGGCGTCAGCGACGAGCGCTACCTCTACCTCTCCGACATCCTGCCCACCGCCTGGCAGGCCTTCGAGTACGCCGACGTTCCCGAGGAGGGCACGGTCGCGGTCTTCGGGCTCGGCCCCGTCGGTCAGCTGACGGCACGGATCGCCCGGCACGCGGGACGCCGGGTGATCGGCATCGACCGGGTGCCCGAGCGGCTTGCCCTCGCCGCTGCCCACGGTGCCGAGGTGGTCGACCTCGACGCGGTCGACGACGTCACGCAGGCGATCCTCGACCTCACCGACGGCCGGGGTGCCGACGGCACCGTCGACGCCGTCGGCATGGAGGCGCACGGGTCCCCGCTGGCCAAGGCCGCGATCTCCGCCGTCGGCGTGCTGCCGGACAGGGTGGCGCGCCCCCTCACCGACAAGTTCGCGATCGACCGGCTCGCGGCGCTGCAGGCGGCGATCAAGTCGGCGCGGCGCGGCGGGACGGTCTCCGTCTCGGGCGTCTACGGCGGCGAGATCGACCCGATGCCGATGATGGAGATCTTCGACCGCGGACTGACCATGCGCTTCGGGCAGTGCCATGTGAAGCGCTGGACCGACGAGATCACGAAGGTGCTCGAGCAGGGTGACGACGTGCTCGACGTCGAGGGGCTGGCCACGCACCGCCTCTCGCTCGAGGAGGCTCCCGCGGCGTACGAGATGTTCCAGAAGAAGCAGGACGGCTGCGTCAAGGTGGTGCTGAAGCCGTGA
- a CDS encoding TolB family protein: MSTPVRPRRPVAVAGSVLTALAALAVTGPSYAGIPAHNEQVVLANGTNAQADAKSAISGTGQVASYDGRFVVFSTAAPLVAGDTNATDDVYLRDTVDGITILVSQKGGHVGNDASFEPTISDDGEFVAFTTWATNLFPDRNGATLDVAVKDLFTDKTRLVSTSTSGKQYRKNSFAPVISGDGSRVSFQSFAPFGTRDRDKREDVYVRDVAHRWTRQASLTPRGTDVKPSILNGDISDNGNLVTFGDANDLWVRNVNKGTTRRFWHEPDAPPCQGFPTGSAGRPVISGNGRYVAFSSCASKLPGPDRHGQVYRMNLATGATALVTRPASGGKAGNADSFLPSLSRSGRYVGFGSDASNLAGVDSGTSTDAFVGDVKRGTIVRASQAPDGTEGNTWSASTGAAISGDGHTLVYESYAQNLVPGDQFDWEEVFAWRA, encoded by the coding sequence ATGTCCACCCCCGTCCGACCCCGGCGCCCGGTCGCCGTCGCCGGCTCGGTGCTCACCGCACTTGCAGCCCTCGCCGTCACCGGACCGTCATACGCCGGCATCCCGGCCCACAACGAGCAGGTCGTCCTGGCCAACGGGACCAACGCGCAGGCAGACGCCAAGAGCGCGATCAGCGGCACCGGCCAGGTGGCGTCGTACGACGGCCGCTTCGTGGTCTTCTCGACCGCGGCGCCGCTGGTGGCCGGCGACACCAACGCCACCGACGACGTCTACCTGCGCGACACCGTCGACGGCATCACCATCCTGGTCAGCCAGAAGGGCGGCCACGTCGGCAACGACGCCAGCTTCGAGCCGACGATCTCCGACGACGGCGAGTTCGTCGCCTTCACCACCTGGGCGACCAACCTGTTCCCGGACCGGAACGGCGCCACGCTCGACGTCGCGGTCAAGGACCTCTTCACCGACAAGACCCGGCTGGTCTCGACGAGCACGAGCGGGAAGCAGTACCGGAAGAACAGCTTCGCGCCGGTGATCTCCGGCGACGGCAGTCGGGTCTCCTTCCAGTCCTTCGCGCCGTTCGGCACCCGAGACCGGGACAAGCGCGAGGACGTCTACGTCCGCGACGTCGCACACCGCTGGACCCGCCAGGCCTCGCTCACCCCGCGGGGCACCGACGTGAAGCCGTCGATCCTCAACGGCGACATCTCCGACAACGGCAACCTGGTCACCTTCGGCGACGCCAACGACCTCTGGGTGCGCAACGTGAACAAGGGCACCACCCGGCGCTTCTGGCACGAGCCGGACGCCCCGCCGTGCCAGGGCTTCCCGACCGGGAGCGCCGGTCGGCCGGTGATCTCCGGCAACGGGAGGTACGTCGCGTTCTCGTCGTGCGCCAGCAAGCTCCCGGGGCCGGACCGGCACGGGCAGGTCTACCGGATGAACCTCGCCACCGGCGCGACCGCCCTGGTGACCAGGCCCGCGTCCGGGGGCAAGGCCGGCAACGCCGACTCGTTCCTGCCCAGCCTGTCGCGCAGCGGTCGGTACGTCGGCTTCGGCAGCGACGCCTCCAACCTCGCCGGCGTCGACTCCGGCACCAGCACCGACGCGTTCGTCGGCGACGTGAAGCGCGGCACCATCGTCCGTGCCTCGCAGGCACCGGACGGCACCGAGGGCAACACCTGGAGCGCCAGCACCGGCGCCGCGATCAGCGGGGACGGCCACACCCTGGTCTACGAGTCCTACGCGCAGAACCTCGTGCCCGGCGACCAGTTCGACTGGGAGGAGGTCTTCGCCTGGCGGGCGTGA
- a CDS encoding SRPBCC family protein, whose amino-acid sequence MSTTTRVIKASPATVWEVLSDGWLYPVWVVGASRMREVDLTWPEVGSQLHHSVGAWPLLINDNTEVTESRHEQVLGLRGRGWPAGEVDIEIRLRPVGSDTEVAIDEDAAAGPGLLIPKPLRGLTFQWRNVETLRRLAYIAERRVTAPTES is encoded by the coding sequence ATGAGCACCACGACCCGTGTCATCAAGGCCTCTCCCGCCACCGTGTGGGAGGTGCTGTCCGACGGCTGGCTCTACCCCGTCTGGGTGGTCGGCGCCTCCCGGATGCGCGAGGTGGACCTCACCTGGCCCGAGGTCGGCAGCCAGCTCCACCACTCGGTGGGCGCCTGGCCACTGCTGATCAACGACAACACCGAGGTCACCGAGTCGCGCCACGAGCAGGTGCTCGGGCTGCGCGGCCGGGGTTGGCCGGCCGGTGAGGTCGACATCGAGATCCGCCTCCGCCCGGTCGGCAGCGACACCGAGGTCGCGATCGACGAGGACGCCGCGGCCGGGCCCGGGCTCCTGATCCCCAAGCCGCTGCGCGGCCTGACCTTCCAGTGGCGCAACGTCGAGACGCTGCGCCGCCTCGCCTACATCGCCGAGCGGCGCGTCACCGCACCCACCGAGTCCTGA
- a CDS encoding GNAT family N-acetyltransferase: MSIDLRELTDEVRADLVSVRLGPGQDQFVSTVDGSLREAAACPEAKPWFRAVYADGEVVGFVMISWDLRPVPEGYRGPWFLWKLIIDHEHQHRGLGREVVTTIADLVRSEGGTELITSFVDAPGGPRDFYLGLGFVPTGEVDDEGEILLALPV; the protein is encoded by the coding sequence GTGTCCATCGACCTGCGTGAGCTGACCGACGAGGTGCGGGCCGACCTCGTGTCGGTCCGGCTCGGCCCGGGGCAGGACCAGTTCGTCAGCACCGTCGACGGCTCGCTCCGCGAGGCAGCCGCCTGTCCCGAGGCCAAGCCGTGGTTCCGCGCGGTCTACGCCGACGGCGAGGTCGTGGGCTTCGTGATGATCAGCTGGGACCTGCGGCCGGTGCCGGAGGGCTACCGCGGCCCGTGGTTCCTCTGGAAGCTGATCATCGACCACGAGCACCAGCACCGAGGGCTCGGCCGCGAGGTGGTGACCACCATCGCCGACCTGGTGCGCTCCGAGGGCGGCACCGAGCTGATCACCAGCTTCGTCGATGCACCGGGCGGACCCCGCGACTTCTACCTCGGACTCGGCTTCGTGCCCACCGGCGAGGTGGACGACGAAGGCGAGATCCTGCTCGCGCTGCCCGTCTGA
- a CDS encoding DUF1905 domain-containing protein translates to MDLEFTGEVWHWKGPSPHHFVTVPEDECEDLAETAAMVSYGWGMIPVTVRIGGTEWTTSLWPKDGRYIVPLRLDVRRREGIDVGDTVAVRLVVGV, encoded by the coding sequence ATGGACCTGGAGTTCACCGGCGAGGTCTGGCACTGGAAGGGCCCGTCGCCGCATCACTTCGTGACCGTGCCCGAGGACGAGTGCGAGGACCTCGCGGAGACGGCGGCGATGGTCAGCTACGGCTGGGGGATGATCCCGGTGACCGTTCGGATCGGTGGGACCGAGTGGACCACGTCGCTGTGGCCGAAGGACGGGCGCTACATCGTGCCGTTGCGGCTCGACGTACGCCGACGGGAGGGCATCGACGTCGGCGACACGGTCGCGGTGCGACTCGTCGTCGGCGTCTGA